In the Streptomyces coeruleoprunus genome, TCCCAGCATGTCGAGCCATGCCAGAAATACGAGGATCACGTTCGGGTCGCTGTTGACGAAGGTCACGCGCTCTCGCCGGACGTAGGGCTTGTCCTTGGTTCCCTCGGCCCAGTAGAGGGCGATGCCGATCATGAACAGCTCGCGCTCGGGCAGCAATGCTCCTATCTCTGTGCGCGCCGCCTCCTTTGTGCGGCGGCGCTCCTCGTCCCGGATGCGGAGTTTTGCCTCCCAGCCGCGTCTGGCGATGGCCGATGCCTGCTCGCGGCTGCGCTTCCTTTCGGGCTTGGGGAGGTCCCGCACCCACAGCGAGATCGAACTCTTCGAGCAGCCGAGTTCGACCTGGATCTGGTCGTACGTCATGCCCTGGAGTCGCAGCTCGCGGGCGCGGTCGCGGAGGTCGTCCTTGGCGTTGGGGCGCTGCGTCCACTCCGGGGGCGGTTCGCCTTTGACGAGGCGGTTGAGGATCTCGTTGTTGTGGATGCCGAGGCGGTCGCGGATCTGGCGGAGGCTGCAGCCCTGCCTGCGCAGGGCGATCGCCTGCTCGCGCAGGCCCTCGAAGTCGGCGTACTTGCTGAGGGAGGTTGTCATGGCGGCAGCCTCGTCCGGTATGCGGACGATCGGGTCGAAAATCGAGTCGATTCAGTTGTTCGGGGGACATGCGCTCGTTTTGCGGACGCGTGGTCGTTTCCTGTGCTGGGCGACCTTCGCAAGCGGGTGACCGGGCCGCGCCCGTAGGCTGGAACGCATGACCACAACGGGGGCGCACCAGGACGCCGCGGGCACGGTTGCCCGTGGCTGGTGGTGGTGGGGGCGGCGGCGGAGTGCCGTGCTGGATGTGGGGCTGGCCGTGTTGTCGGCCCTGGAGTGTGCGGCCGAGGGGGTGGGCTTCGCCGGGGAGGCGTCGCTGCCCGAGGCGGTGGGGGTGCTGTTCGGGCTGGTCGCCGGGGCGGCGCTGGTGGTGCGGCGGCGGTGGCCGGTTTTCGTCGTGCTCGTGTCGATCGCGATCACGCCCGCCGAGATGGGCTACCTCATGAGTCTGGTGGGCCTGTACACGCTGGCCGCCGCGGAGGTGCCGCGTCGTATCGTCGCGGCTTTGGCGGGGATGTCGCTGGTCGCGGTGCTGATCGTGACGTTCGTGCGGGTCCGGCAGGACGTGGCGGCCGCGGACTTCCAGCCGGGTCCTTGGTACGTGCCGTTGGTGGCGGTGTTCCTGTCGCTGGGGCTGACGGCTCCGCCGGTGCTGTTCGGGCTCTATATAGGAGCCAGGCGTCGGCTCATGGAGAGCTTGCGGGAGCGGGCCGACAGTCTGGAGCAGGAGCTGTCGCTGCTGGCGGACCGGGCGGAGCAGCAGGCGCAGATGGCGCGTACGGAGGAGCGCACCCGGATCGCCCGGGAGATGCACGACGTGGTGGCGCACCGGGTGAGTCTGATGGTCGTGCACGCGGCGGCGTTGCAGGCGGTGGCGTTGAAGGATCCGCAGAAGGCGGTGAGGAACGCGGCGCTGGTCGGGGACATGGGCCGGCAGGCGCTGGCGGAGTTGCGGCAGATGCTGGGTGTGCTGCGGTCGGACGAGCCGGTGGGCCGGTCGGTGGAGGCGCGGTCGGCCGCGCAGGCCGAGTCCGCTGCTGCTGAGCCGCTGGCCGCTGTGGGGCGGGCCGCGGCGGCCGCGGCGCGGGCCGCGGGGGATGGGGCGGGGCCCGGTATCGGGGATGTGGAGGAGTTGGTCGAGCAGTCGCGGGCGGTCGGCACGGTGGTCGATCTGCGGGTGACGGGGGAGGTGCGGTCGTATGCGTCGGAGGTCGAGCAGACCGCGTACCGCGTGGTGCAGGAGGCGCTGACGAACGTGCACAAGCACGCGCCGGGTGCGGAGGTGGTCGTCCGGCTGGCGCACCGGGGTGGTGAGGTGGCGATGCAGGTGGAGAACGGGCCGTCCGGTGTCGGTGCGCCGGACGCGGGTCTGCCGAGCGGTGGCAATGGCTTGGTGGGTATGCGGGAGCGGGTCACGGCCCTGGGCGGTGTTTTCGTCTCGGGTCCGACGGATGCGGGTGGGTTCCGCGTATCGGCGGTTCTGCCGGTGGGGACGGCGGCGGCGTAGGTCGGCGTCGGGCTCGCCCCTGCGCCGGGTGGCCGGCGCCGCCGGGCGCGTGGTCGGCGGTGGCGGAGCCGTGCGGTCCGAAGGCCCGGTCTCAGGGGTTCGTCAGGCGTACGGGGTGGGTGCCGGTGATCAGGGAGGTGAGGGCGTGGTCGATGTCGTGGCCCAGGTACCAGTCGCCCGAGTGGTCCAGGCTGTAGACGCGGCCTTCGCTGTCGATGGCGAGGACGGCCTGGTGGGTGGTTTCGGCGCCCAGTGGTGCGAGTTCCGTCTCCAGTGCGCGGCCGAGGTCGGCGAGGGTGCGGGCCAGGTGGAGTCCGGCGAGGGGGTCGACGAGCAGGGGGGTCGGGGCGATGTGGCGGCCGGGGCCGGGGGAGGTGATGTGCAGGCCGCCGAATTCCGCCCATGCCTCCACGGCGGCGGGGAACACGCTGTGCCGGTGCCCGGCGGGTGAGACGTGGGCGCGCAGGGTGTCGGCCCAGTGCTCGGCCTGCTTGATGTCCCAGCGGCCGGGCTGCCAGCCGGCCTCCCGCAGGGCGGCGTCGACGGCGACGGGGAAGCGGGTGGTGTTCAGGTCGGGCATGTCGGGTGCGGTCAGCCGTTCTGGAGGGTCGGGTCGACGGGGCGTACGCCGAAGTGGGCGAGGAGTGCGGTGCAGGAGCGGCAGGGGGCCGCGTAGCTGCCGTGCAGTGGATCGCCGTCCTCGCGGATGCGGCGGGCGGTGATCTTGGCGTTCCTGAGGGAGCGGCGGGCTTCGCTGTGGGTCAGCGGCTTGCGGCGGGAGCGCTTGGAGCGGCTGTCCTCGGTGGCGGTCAGGTGCCGGGAGAGCAGGATGGCTTCGGGGCAGCGTCCGGTGAAGCGTTCCCGTTGCCCGCTGGTGAGGGTGTCGAGGAAGTCCTGTACGAGGGGGTGAAGGGCGGGCGGCTGGTTGCCGCGGGCCGCGGTGCAGGTGAGTGTCTCGCCGCGTACGGAGAGTGCCGCGCCGACGGTGGGCAGTATGCCGTCGCGGCGGTGGCGCAGTACGGGGGCGCGGTCGGGGGTCGTGCTGCTCCACGAGAGGCGTGGGTCGCCGGTGCCGGCGGTGTGGGCCGGCGTCGTGCCTGGTTGCGCTGCGTGCATGGTGCGTGCTGTCCCCTCTGTGCAATCCCCCCAGTTGCGTGGACAGCCTGCCAAATGGGTGAGCTGATGGGAAACGGGGTCGCTGAAACGTGCCACGTGAGTGTCGTGTGCTCGCCGATGGGTCACCTGGGGGTGACGGATGGTCACCGAACCGGAGGCCGGGACCGCCGTATTGCCCCACCGCATAGGCTGTGCGGAACCAGCCAGCAGCAGCAGGGGGCAACCGCCATGACGACAGGTCGGCTCGGGCACCAAGCCGCGCCGCCGAACGCGGCCTACGCCGGGCAGGTCGTGAACTTCCCGGACCCGGTCCGGGCCTCCCGTCACCCCAGAGGGGTGCGGGTGGACGCGAACGGCTACCCGGACTTCTCGGCGTACGCGCGTGCGGCGGCCGAGATCGCGGAGCCGCCGGAGGGCTTCGGCGTGGATGAGCTGCGGCTGACGGACTACGTGTCCGCCAACGCGGCGCTGCACGCGGACGGCCATGCGTTGTGGGACACGCTCCCGCCGGTGGCGACGCCGCACGGCTGGACCTGGCACCACGTGCCGGGTTCGCGTCGTATGGAGCTGATCCCGGTCGAGGTGAAGGCGCTGCTGCGGCATCACGGTGGGCTGGCGACTGCTGCCGTCGACCAGAACAAGCGGGGTACGCGTCCGCTGCAGGAGACTCGTCCGGCGCATTTCGGGCTGCCCAAGGGCGCGGTGTCGGTGTCGGAGTCGCAGCTCCAGGGTGTGGAGGAGGACCTGGGGTACCGGTTGCCGGGTTCGTACCGGTCGTTCCTGAAGGCCGCGGGTGGCTGTGCCCCGGTCGGGGTGGCGCTGGACGCGGAGCTGGGTCTGCTGATCGACCAGCCGTTCTTCACGGTGCGGGACCGGGCGGGCGCCAATGACGTGGTGTACGTCAACAAGTGTCTGCGGGACCATCTCACGAAGGACTACCTGGGCGTCGCGTTCGTGCAGGGCGGCCTGTTGGCGGTCAAGGTGCGGGGTGCGTCGACGGGTTCGGTGTGGTTCTGCCCGTACGACGACGCGCGGGACGGGGACGGGTCGGTGCTCCAGGAGCGCATGGAGCGGTTGCTCCTGCCGTGTGGAGCGGATTTCGACGAGTTCCTGCAGCGGCTGGCGGGCAGTCCGCCCGAGTTGGAGACGGTGGCGAACCTGATGGTGGACGGTGGCTTCGCGCGTGCCGTTCCCGTCACGGGCGAGGGGTGACGGACCGATGGTGACGTTCGCGCAGGCGCAGGAGCGCGCCGAGGAGTGGATCAACGGCGACGTGCCGGCGTACCAGCACCGCGTGGTCCGGGTGCGGGAGTTCGAGCTGGGTTTCGTGGTGTGGGGGGAGGACCGTCCGGACGGCCCGGTGTCGGACGGCGCCCGGCACCGGATGGTCATCGCCCGGGACAGTGGCGAGGCGACGTTGTGGCCGGGGCTGCCGGTGGGTGAGGTGATCCGCCGGTACGAGGAGGAGTACGGGGCGTCGGCGGCGGACGCGCCGGAGGCCGCGGCTCCTGCGCCGGAGCGTATCGACCTGAACCAGACGTCGTTCCTGTTGACGCCGCCGGAGTGGCTGCAGGACGCGGCGGACAGGCTGGGCATCCCGGACAGGCGGGCGGAGTCGGGCGGTGCCGGGGAGGGCGACGCGGAGGAGACGCCGGCGGAGCCGGCCGTGTCCCCGACGCCGGCTTCCTCCCCCGCAGCCGCCGTGCCTGCTTCGTCGGCGTCCCCGACCCCGCCTCCGTCGTCGTGGAACGACACGAGCGCGACGCAGGGGGACGAGGACGGTTCCGTACCGCTGCCGGCGACGGTGTTCGCGCCGGCGCTGTCCGGTGCGGACGACGACGACACGCCGCCGCCGGCGGTGTCGGCCGACGCGCCGACCGCGCTGATGCAGGGCGGCAGCCAGCTCCCGCGCACCGCGATCGCGCCCGCGCTGGACCCGGACGCGGTACGGGCGGCGGACATCGCGGACGCGGCGACGAGCAAGGCCGCGCTTCCGCCGAGTGCCGCGCGGGGCGGTACGCGGGGTGGCGGTACGACGACCCCGCCGCCGCCCGGTGCGCCGGGCACGCCGGGGGCGCGGCCTCCGGCGGCCACGCCTCCGCCGGCACCGGCGTCGGGTCCGGGCGTGCCGGGCGCGCCCGCGGGCGGGTACGTGCCGACGCAGTTGATGGCGCAGCTGGGCCCTGACGGCCCGAAGCCGCCGGGGGCGACGCCGCCGCCCGGTGCCACGCCTCCGCCCGGCCCGCCTCCGGCTCCTGGTGCGACGCCTCCGCCTGGTGC is a window encoding:
- a CDS encoding sensor histidine kinase — its product is MTTTGAHQDAAGTVARGWWWWGRRRSAVLDVGLAVLSALECAAEGVGFAGEASLPEAVGVLFGLVAGAALVVRRRWPVFVVLVSIAITPAEMGYLMSLVGLYTLAAAEVPRRIVAALAGMSLVAVLIVTFVRVRQDVAAADFQPGPWYVPLVAVFLSLGLTAPPVLFGLYIGARRRLMESLRERADSLEQELSLLADRAEQQAQMARTEERTRIAREMHDVVAHRVSLMVVHAAALQAVALKDPQKAVRNAALVGDMGRQALAELRQMLGVLRSDEPVGRSVEARSAAQAESAAAEPLAAVGRAAAAAARAAGDGAGPGIGDVEELVEQSRAVGTVVDLRVTGEVRSYASEVEQTAYRVVQEALTNVHKHAPGAEVVVRLAHRGGEVAMQVENGPSGVGAPDAGLPSGGNGLVGMRERVTALGGVFVSGPTDAGGFRVSAVLPVGTAAA
- a CDS encoding SUKH-3 domain-containing protein; translated protein: MPDLNTTRFPVAVDAALREAGWQPGRWDIKQAEHWADTLRAHVSPAGHRHSVFPAAVEAWAEFGGLHITSPGPGRHIAPTPLLVDPLAGLHLARTLADLGRALETELAPLGAETTHQAVLAIDSEGRVYSLDHSGDWYLGHDIDHALTSLITGTHPVRLTNP
- a CDS encoding YwqJ-related putative deaminase gives rise to the protein MHAAQPGTTPAHTAGTGDPRLSWSSTTPDRAPVLRHRRDGILPTVGAALSVRGETLTCTAARGNQPPALHPLVQDFLDTLTSGQRERFTGRCPEAILLSRHLTATEDSRSKRSRRKPLTHSEARRSLRNAKITARRIREDGDPLHGSYAAPCRSCTALLAHFGVRPVDPTLQNG
- a CDS encoding SMI1/KNR4 family protein; the encoded protein is MTTGRLGHQAAPPNAAYAGQVVNFPDPVRASRHPRGVRVDANGYPDFSAYARAAAEIAEPPEGFGVDELRLTDYVSANAALHADGHALWDTLPPVATPHGWTWHHVPGSRRMELIPVEVKALLRHHGGLATAAVDQNKRGTRPLQETRPAHFGLPKGAVSVSESQLQGVEEDLGYRLPGSYRSFLKAAGGCAPVGVALDAELGLLIDQPFFTVRDRAGANDVVYVNKCLRDHLTKDYLGVAFVQGGLLAVKVRGASTGSVWFCPYDDARDGDGSVLQERMERLLLPCGADFDEFLQRLAGSPPELETVANLMVDGGFARAVPVTGEG